One Cenarchaeum symbiont of Oopsacas minuta DNA segment encodes these proteins:
- a CDS encoding DNA primase, translated as MPQSGIVKYNVKLSYEIDGLVERADIIGAIFGQTEGLLSPEMNLNELQRISKVGRIEVRSKSTTNTTTGHAIIPMSTDIDTCSLISAAVEGIDKVGPFDCKFSLVSIDDVRAAKRDDIVKRAKEIKRRWKTKAISEGDTMLKDVHEGGAGRVRSYGSSKLPCGSGIESSRWIILVEGRADIINLLRSGYDNAIAIQGAKIDDSIISLCEKKDKVVAFLDGDRSGGFILKELKSMVHIDVELQADPGIEVEELTPERISEILDPIAKTIVEGNVKPTVSVENDQLVSIVSKMYESISGSLEAITLDSDGSEVFRTPISDLVKKITGQTGIKYLILDGIITQRLYDTTKDAGIEFIVGHRIANVTSTSDMVIKTFSDLGIES; from the coding sequence ATGCCTCAATCTGGTATTGTAAAGTATAACGTAAAACTATCATATGAAATAGATGGTCTAGTCGAGCGTGCTGATATAATAGGTGCCATATTTGGACAGACAGAGGGACTGTTGAGCCCAGAGATGAATCTAAACGAGTTACAACGCATCTCCAAAGTAGGACGCATTGAAGTTCGTTCAAAATCAACCACAAATACAACCACAGGGCATGCCATTATACCAATGAGCACAGATATTGACACATGCTCGCTCATCTCTGCAGCCGTAGAAGGAATAGACAAAGTTGGACCATTTGACTGTAAATTTAGCCTCGTATCAATTGATGATGTACGTGCTGCCAAGAGAGATGACATTGTAAAAAGAGCAAAGGAGATCAAACGCAGATGGAAGACAAAGGCAATCAGCGAAGGAGATACAATGCTAAAGGATGTGCACGAGGGTGGTGCAGGAAGAGTACGATCATATGGATCTTCCAAATTACCGTGCGGTTCTGGTATAGAATCTTCTAGATGGATAATACTTGTAGAAGGAAGGGCAGATATCATAAACCTATTACGTTCTGGATATGATAATGCAATAGCAATACAAGGTGCAAAGATAGATGATTCGATAATTAGCCTTTGTGAAAAGAAAGACAAAGTTGTGGCATTCCTTGATGGGGACAGATCAGGTGGTTTTATACTAAAAGAGTTGAAATCAATGGTGCACATTGATGTGGAACTACAAGCAGATCCAGGAATAGAGGTTGAAGAGCTCACACCAGAGCGTATATCTGAGATATTGGATCCTATTGCAAAGACCATAGTCGAAGGTAATGTAAAACCTACGGTAAGCGTTGAAAATGACCAACTAGTATCTATCGTATCAAAGATGTATGAATCAATAAGTGGCTCACTAGAGGCTATCACACTTGATTCTGATGGTTCTGAAGTATTTCGCACACCAATAAGCGACCTTGTCAAAAAGATAACAGGTCAGACTGGCATAAAATATCTCATACTAGATGGAATAATAACACAGAGGCTATATGATACAACAAAAGATGCTGGAATCGAGTTCATTGTGGGTCATCGTATAGCAAATGTCACTAGTACATCTGATATGGTAATCAAAACATTCTCAGATCTAGGCATCGAATCCTAA
- a CDS encoding phosphoesterase DHHA1 codes for MNVATTRKSIVKKKPTKTLTVCLSHKEDADGLSAASLIRQAFGGKTILVDYPGQMQALEEIAANEKLKALYICDLGLNKHTQEKFAHILETLRKKRVSITYIDHHDLDPKIKRRLKAAKVNVIHDTAECATVLVYTAFSKKLNAHAPFIAACAAVTDYMDDRTESSKLLAMYDRQFVLANATALTYNIVGHQKEMDFLLDLVKSLASSKYPHEIKGFFDFAQTQVAKLGTVIALVRKKMKVLTNLAYMEVDDMGASGAVNFVLGLSGKDVGIAYKERIDHGIYAISIRGSSKCKIHLGRLVNHTVDKFDGSGGGHDKACGATVPKEKIGAFIKEMNKNLAKSKT; via the coding sequence TTGAATGTGGCGACCACTAGAAAGAGTATTGTAAAGAAAAAACCAACAAAGACACTCACAGTATGTCTCTCACACAAAGAAGATGCAGATGGATTAAGTGCAGCATCCTTGATTAGACAAGCATTTGGTGGCAAGACTATACTAGTAGATTACCCTGGACAGATGCAAGCATTGGAGGAGATTGCCGCAAATGAAAAACTAAAAGCGCTGTACATATGCGATTTGGGTTTAAACAAACATACACAAGAAAAGTTTGCACATATACTAGAAACTTTGAGAAAGAAGCGAGTAAGCATAACGTATATAGATCATCATGATCTAGACCCAAAGATCAAGCGTCGTCTAAAGGCTGCAAAGGTAAACGTCATACATGATACTGCCGAATGTGCTACAGTTTTAGTATATACTGCATTTTCTAAAAAACTCAACGCACATGCGCCGTTTATTGCAGCGTGTGCTGCAGTAACTGATTATATGGATGATCGAACAGAGAGCTCAAAGTTACTTGCAATGTATGATCGACAGTTTGTTCTAGCAAACGCAACTGCACTCACATACAACATTGTAGGACATCAAAAAGAGATGGACTTTTTACTAGATCTTGTTAAGAGTTTAGCCTCATCTAAATACCCACACGAGATAAAAGGATTTTTTGATTTTGCTCAAACACAAGTGGCAAAGTTGGGGACTGTGATTGCCTTGGTACGTAAAAAGATGAAAGTATTGACAAACCTTGCATACATGGAGGTAGATGATATGGGAGCTAGTGGAGCTGTAAACTTTGTACTAGGACTTTCAGGAAAAGATGTTGGCATTGCATACAAAGAACGCATAGACCATGGAATATATGCCATCTCGATAAGAGGATCATCCAAATGTAAAATACATCTTGGCCGTCTCGTAAATCACACGGTGGATAAATTCGATGGTTCTGGCGGTGGTCATGACAAGGCATGTGGTGCTACAGTGCCAAAAGAAAAAATAGGTGCTTTTATCAAAGAGATGAACAAAAATCTTGCAAAGAGCAAGACCTAG
- a CDS encoding Riboflavin kinase yields MAELNTHHLLSLAHLLSMGAGSNFVRVTTESLGKAIGRSQQAASTHLAKLEDVGYVERTIRGGKTYVMVTKKGATKVRQISATISKSLAPKNNSGRILWGKMSSGIGEGAYYMSLEGYVEQFRKKIGYVPYPGTLNVKLDDRSSMATLDMVTSEESDALIDGFSDGKRTYGWVKCYECILGGKKCHLIRLERTHHDDGLVEVISKMNLRRACKLYDGSMVEILIPSRKN; encoded by the coding sequence TTGGCCGAATTAAATACACACCATCTTTTATCACTAGCACATCTTCTTTCAATGGGAGCTGGCTCTAATTTTGTACGTGTCACAACTGAATCTCTTGGAAAGGCTATAGGCCGCTCACAACAGGCTGCATCGACTCATTTGGCCAAATTGGAAGATGTTGGATATGTAGAGCGCACAATACGTGGCGGCAAAACATACGTAATGGTGACCAAAAAAGGTGCCACCAAAGTAAGACAGATCTCTGCAACAATCTCAAAATCACTAGCACCTAAAAATAACAGTGGGAGGATACTCTGGGGAAAAATGTCATCGGGAATTGGTGAAGGTGCATACTATATGTCACTTGAAGGATATGTTGAACAGTTTAGGAAAAAGATCGGTTATGTTCCATATCCTGGAACCTTGAATGTGAAATTAGATGATAGATCAAGTATGGCTACACTAGACATGGTAACATCTGAAGAATCCGATGCCTTGATAGATGGCTTTTCGGATGGAAAGCGCACGTATGGTTGGGTAAAATGTTATGAATGTATTTTGGGCGGAAAAAAATGCCATCTGATAAGATTAGAGCGAACACATCATGATGATGGACTAGTTGAAGTAATATCAAAGATGAATCTTCGACGCGCATGCAAACTATATGATGGATCCATGGTGGAAATTCTCATACCATCTCGGAAAAATTAG
- a CDS encoding cytidyltransferase-like protein, whose translation MTISEKKLLVDILASSLGAKRHTPSSKEMNHLSKIGYVKDGKITKLGRSRIRLVLAGGVFDIIHPGHIHTLNEAKNLGDMLIVVVATDLMAEKGKKRTPLHTKEQRQILVSSISMVDVCMIGSEKDIFETVKIVDPDIVALGYDQTHQEKTILDGCIKRGLHTSVARLQSPMPDMSSSEIRKEYDTEIHGL comes from the coding sequence ATGACAATATCTGAAAAGAAATTATTGGTAGATATACTAGCATCATCACTTGGAGCAAAAAGGCACACTCCATCATCTAAAGAGATGAATCACCTCTCAAAGATAGGGTATGTAAAAGATGGTAAAATTACAAAACTTGGTAGATCTCGCATACGTTTAGTATTGGCAGGCGGTGTCTTTGACATAATACATCCAGGACATATTCATACGTTAAATGAAGCCAAAAACCTTGGAGATATGTTAATAGTGGTTGTAGCCACAGACCTCATGGCAGAAAAAGGAAAAAAACGCACTCCACTGCACACCAAAGAGCAACGTCAAATTCTAGTCTCATCGATTAGTATGGTAGATGTGTGTATGATTGGTAGTGAAAAAGACATCTTTGAGACAGTAAAGATTGTAGATCCAGATATTGTTGCACTAGGTTATGATCAAACACATCAAGAAAAGACAATACTAGATGGATGTATCAAACGTGGATTACACACAAGCGTAGCAAGACTCCAATCTCCTATGCCCGATATGTCTAGCTCTGAGATTCGTAAAGAGTATGATACAGAGATACACGGTCTCTAA
- a CDS encoding YjgF/chorismate mutase-like domain containing protein: MAGCMIDEKLIELGIILPDPPTPAGAYMPVIVADGMAFVSGQIPMLDGRVKYTGKVGESNISTAKESAKLCAVNILAQLQKELGSLEKIKRIVRINGFVNSEPGFKSHPNVIDAVSDFFYEILGERGRHSRLAVGVMSLPLDAMTEVDAIVQIHT; the protein is encoded by the coding sequence ATGGCAGGTTGTATGATCGATGAAAAGCTCATAGAGTTGGGCATAATACTACCTGACCCGCCTACTCCTGCAGGTGCATATATGCCAGTTATAGTGGCAGATGGAATGGCGTTTGTATCAGGTCAGATACCCATGCTAGATGGCAGGGTAAAATATACAGGCAAAGTAGGAGAGTCAAATATTTCAACAGCAAAAGAGTCAGCCAAATTATGTGCAGTAAACATACTAGCCCAGCTACAAAAAGAACTAGGCTCTCTTGAAAAGATCAAGAGAATTGTTCGCATTAATGGATTTGTGAATTCAGAGCCAGGGTTCAAATCACATCCAAATGTAATTGATGCAGTATCTGATTTTTTTTACGAGATACTAGGTGAGCGTGGGCGTCATTCACGTTTAGCTGTTGGGGTCATGTCTTTGCCACTTGATGCGATGACTGAGGTAGATGCCATCGTTCAAATACACACCTAG